From the genome of Leptodactylus fuscus isolate aLepFus1 chromosome 1, aLepFus1.hap2, whole genome shotgun sequence, one region includes:
- the LOC142218301 gene encoding protein kinase C theta type-like — translation MSLTLYSVLRFYTAEIACGLHFLHRRNIVHRDIKPSNIMLDGNGHICIIDLGIAHESVTSSTKIHGTAGTSSYQDPEEQTFHAAVDWWRLGIVMYRMSTGFHPFHYGGNITRNEPKLPSWLDADLEDLLLNLLQVNYKMQLDVYSKIRDHPFFN, via the exons ATGTCACTGACTCTATACTCTGTCCTCAGATTCTACACAGCAGAGATCGCATGTGGACTCCACTTCCTCCATAGACGCAACATCGTCCACAG AGATATAAAGCCATCAAATATCATGTTGGATGGAAATGGACACATCTGCATCATCGACCTGGGGATTGCCCACGaaagtgtcacctcctctactaaGATCCATGGAACAGCGGGCACATCAAGTTATCAGGACCCCGAGGAGCAGACATTTCATGCAGCAGTTGACTGGTGGAGACTGGGGATTGTTATGTATAGGATGTCAACAGGATTCCATCCATTTCACTATGGCGGCAACATCACCAGAAACGAGCCAAAGCTTCCATCTTGGCTGGATGCCGACCTAGAAGATCTACTCCTGAACCTGCTGCAGGTAAACTACAAGATGCAGCTGGATGTGTACAGCAAGATCAGAGACCatccattttttaattaa